Proteins co-encoded in one Nitrospiraceae bacterium genomic window:
- a CDS encoding thiamine phosphate synthase, translating to RKIAQNKLMIGVSTHSIDEAVNAEKQGADFVILGPIYETQSKLEYGKPLGIDILNKAEKKVSIPVFAIGGIKADRVKEVISAGADGVAVISAILNSKNVQEDTEKFLRLLK from the coding sequence AAGAAAAATTGCACAAAATAAGCTTATGATTGGTGTGTCAACACACAGTATTGATGAGGCTGTTAATGCAGAGAAGCAGGGCGCTGATTTTGTAATACTTGGACCGATTTATGAGACGCAGTCAAAGCTTGAATATGGAAAGCCTTTGGGCATTGATATTTTAAATAAGGCGGAGAAAAAAGTTTCTATTCCTGTTTTTGCAATAGGAGGGATTAAGGCTGACAGGGTTAAGGAAGTAATAAGTGCCGGTGCAGACGGAGTTGCAGTTATATCAGCAATATTGAATTCAAAAAATGTACAAGAAGATACAGAAAAGTTTTTGAGGTTATTAAAATGA